The Drosophila suzukii chromosome X, CBGP_Dsuzu_IsoJpt1.0, whole genome shotgun sequence DNA window TAAAGAATCTCTTGATAAAGAATCTCTTGATAAAGAATCTCTTAAAGAATCACGTGATGAAAAATAACTTGACACATTGTCAATTGAAGAATCACTTGAATAATCCCTTGAAGGAGAATCAACTGATGGAGAATCACTTGATGGAGAATCATTTGAAGAATCCTTTGATGAAGAATCGCTTGATAAAGAATCGCTTGATAAAAAATCTCTTGATGAAGAACCTCTTGATAAAGAACCTCTTGATAAAGAATCTCTTGATAAAGAATCTCTTGATAAAGAATCTCTTGATAaaaaatctcttgataaagaATCTCTTGATAAAGAATCTCTTGATAAAGAATCTCTTAAAGAATCACGTGATGAAAAATAGCTTGATGGAGAATCACTTGATAAATTCTTGGACAAGGATGCTCCTGCGGAAGTAGAGCGGTGCGCTCGCTTCCGACTCACAGGCTTCTTGATGAATTCCGATCCCAaaccatcatcatcaccaaATTTCTCGCTGATCCCTCCGCGGGATTTGGGTTTGGATGCAGTTTCAGTTTTGTTTAAAACAGCGGCTTCCTGGGGAGCCTGCATCTTGCGTCCGCGACTGGAGTATCGCGTAGCTCTAGGCTGGAGGACAGATTGGAAtgcattattatttttaaacggtTAAACGCCGCCTCTCgattttcattaaaattgtttaaatacTTGCGTTTATTGCTGTGGCAACTTACTTGTTTCATTTTACACGCGATTTAGGCTTGGTGTTGAGCTATTTAGCTAAACTACAATAGACGCGACGCGCACCCGGATCGAGCAGAAAAACTAAACTGAATCGACAAACAAAGAAGTCTCAAATGTGGAATATTAAATGAATACGAAAATTCGccttaattattttttttagttactATTTAGTCAGttaagttattttttaaatttaaaaaaataatataaatttttgAATACAAAATAAGGTCTTCTCTGCATGAGCTCTGGAAGTAAACTGACTAACAAGACGAAAATCAAATATTATAATTGAATAACAGAAGCAGAAAAAGCAAGGCCTTCTTGATCCTTTTTTGTTTGGTATTCATTTAATATAGACGATTGTATTGCATTTATTTGATTACCAAAGATCGGAAATATGTAAATGTGGATTCCAGAAGAGCCGATTCAGTTTGGCGGCTTGGTTTTCATCCACCCTTTGCAGACCATTCCCCAAATGATAATGGGCTCCTGTCCCTCATTGGTGGGATCGGGGCGCTCGGTCGAGTGCTTCCTCCGCTTCAGGGGCGGTGACGAGGGGGTTGTCGGTGTGTCTTCTCTCTTACGCACGACTACGGACTTCTTGGAGGCCCCGAAGTGCGGACGGACCTCGTCCTCGGAAAGCGAATCACTATCGTAAGCGTAGTTTGGCAGCTGGCGATGGAACGACGAACTGGTCAGGCCGCGGCTTGTGGAAGGACCCGGCTGGAGCAAATCATCTTCGTCCTCCGAGCTCTCCTGCACGGTGCGCCTTGGCGAAAACTTCGATGTTGGCTTTTTCGGCATATTGGGCTGACTGCGACTGCTATTTCGGAATGAAAAATTATGATTCGTCAACTTTCGTCTCAAGTCAACTGTCAACACCGATATATATATCGTTTCCAGAGTTTTACAACACTTACTTTATCAAGTattgaaaaatacaaaacgaagttatttatatatttatatgttaaACGCCAGTAGATCTGTTGTAAATCAATACGAATGCAAATGTTAAATTATTGATTTCCTCAATTATTTTGTACTGAATGGCCGAATATAACTTATATTTTGTTAAGAATGTAAATCAAATTctgtttttaatttgaaaatgcAAGAGATTATATCTTATAGATGCTAGCATGTATTCCATATATATTTACATCAATCATTTTAGCCCAACTAATAATGAGCTATAAAGCATTAAGCCATtggcaataaataaatattttccaatACTTGATAAAGTAAGTAACCTTTCTTTCCAAACGATATGTGTATATCGGTTATGGCAGTTGACAGACGAAAGAAATTTAACAAGTCATAGTTTTTCACTTGTCGACCACAACATCATGAGCAAGAAAGTAGCATCCACTACTCCGGACGGTTCGCCTAAGCGCGCCTTGCAGGAGAACACGGAGGACGaagtggatctcctccaggtGCGTGCTTCCACAAGCTGTGGCCTGACCCATTCGCCGCCCCATCGCAACATGCACGATGGAGATTCGCTATCCGGGGTCGGAACACCCCCCTCGTCGCCGCCCCTGAAGCGGAGGAAACACCTATCTTCGACCGAGCTTCTAGATTCCACCAGAGACGTCtctcgaggtactcgactatagcgttcttacttgttttatttattaatatcacagcacaaaaacaacaacgtCAACagcaacacacacacatgcacgTACAGGACAAAGCTTATTCAATAGGACGTGCAAACCGTTGGTAAAGtgccaatggctttcagattttataacttttagattccataacttgagtaactGGATCCCTATTTgcaagtgggatacctctatgaatttgtagtATTTGGTTCTCGAAAATTCTacttaaaaacttttttaagcAAGGATCAAAATGTTAATCTGTTTTTATACATTTAATCGACAATCCTGGCATAGTAACACACATTTCTTTACAGAATATTTACAGCATTAAAAAGGTTGTTGGGTAAAAGTCAAGTAAAGAACATTACGAATGTAAATACGTcggttaaataaaaatactattttttaAGCTCTTCTTGTGCTCTTGTTTCTATTCTACCGCGTTTGCAACCACAAAAAAGTTAACTAACTTTAGAAAGCTAAAGTAAGCTTAAAGTATGTAAGAAGTAGCAGGATGTAAGAACAAAGTTTAAAGCTCCAGCATAAGCTCCCATAAGTTTTcttaagtttattttttggGACAATTGTTTAAACATTCCATAAATCATTTTAGTTATAAAATTTTCAGATGGTAAAATCAGGACATCATTTGTTTTATGGCATAATATATACGGTTAGGTATGGTGAAAATTCAGGACAATATTTATGTTATGGTACGTTATGAATGGAAGTGTTGGTGGGGAAAGCCCCGAAATACATAATTATGGCTTCTTGTGCTAGACATATACATTTGGTTCCTGAGTGCAATGAAGTTCAAAAGCTTTGAGGAGAAGAAACTTTTTGTGGAACCTGTGCTATATTCATTCATTTCCATGTGGATTCCTGTGGGCGTCGAGTAGTGCGTATAACAGCTTTCAGGGGATGATGTTCTTTGAGTTTCACCCGGTTAAAAATTATACACAAAACTAAATTTTGAATAAAGTTAAAGAAAGATAGTTCGATTAATTGATTGCTTAAATATCTCATATAGTAAAATATGcagaaattattattttttttactattaAGATTCCATTTCCataaattttagaattttcatttatataaacatgtaAGTTTCAGAATTAGTATAAATGATTTTCTATTTAGCATTGcatttttttaatcatttggctgttaaaaaaaaacaatttttttatattaa harbors:
- the LOC118878310 gene encoding dentin sialophosphoprotein-like, whose translation is MKQPRATRYSSRGRKMQAPQEAAVLNKTETASKPKSRGGISEKFGDDDGLGSEFIKKPVSRKRAHRSTSAGASLSKNLSSDSPSSYFSSRDSLRDSLSRDSLSRDSLSRDFLSRDSLSRDSLSRDSLSRGSLSRGSSSRDFLSSDSLSSDSSSKDSSNDSPSSDSPSVDSPSRDYSSDSSIDNVSSYFSSRDSLRDSLSRDSLSRDSLSRDSLSRGSLSRGSLSRGSSSRDSLSSDSSSSDSPSKDSSNDSPSSDSPSVDSPSSDYSSDSSIDNVSSYFTSDSSSRRTVQESSEDEDDLLQPRPSTSRGLTSSSFHRQLPNYAYDSDSLSEDEVRPHFGASKKSGVVRKREDTPTPPSSPPLKRRKHSTERPDPTNEGQEPTIIWGMVCKGWMKTKPPN